From the Streptomyces sp. SN-593 genome, the window ACCGGGTCGGCGACATGGGGCTGTCCATCGGCATCATGCTGATGTTCACCACCTTCGGGTCGTTCGCCTTCGCCGACGTGCTGCCGGCCGCCGCGGGTGCCTCGGCCACCCAGCACGCCACCGTCACCGGCATCGGCTTCATGCTGCTGCTCGCCGCGTGCGGCAAGTCGGCTCAGGTGCCGCTCCAGTCCTGGCTCGGCGACGCGATGGAGGGCCCGACCCCAGTCTCGGCCCTGATCCACGCCGCGACCATGGTGACCGCGGGCGTCTACCTGATCGTCCGCTCGGGCGCGATCTTCGACGCGGCGCCGGACGCGCAGACCGCGGTGGTCACCGTCGGCGCGGTCACGCTGCTCTTCGGTGCGATCGTCGGTTGCGCCAAGGACGACATCAAGAAGGCGCTCGCCGGCTCCACGATGTCGCAGATCGGCTACATGATCATGGCCGCCGGGCTCGGCCCGATCGGCTACGTCTTCGCGATCATGCACCTGGTCACGCACGGCTTCTTCAAGGCCGGGCTGTTCCTCGGGGCCGGCTCGGTGATGCACGGGATGAACGACGAGGTGGACATGCGCCGCTACGGCGGCCTGCGCACGTACATGCCGATCACCTTCGTCACCTTCGGCCTGGGCTACCTGGCGATCATCGGCTTCCCGGGGCTGTCCGGCTTCTTCTCCAAGGACAAGATCATCGAGGCGGCGTACGCCAAGGGCGGCACCGAGGGCTGGATCCTCGGCAGCGCGGCCCTGCTGGGCGCCGCGGTCACCGCGTTCTACATGACGCGGGTGATGCTGATGACCTTCTTCGGCGAGAAGCGCTGGGTGCCGGACGCGGAGGGCCACGAGCCGCACCCGCACGAGTCGCCGAAGTCGATGACCGTCCCGATGATGATCCTCGCCCTCGGCTCGGTCTTCGCCGGCGCCGCCTTCAGCATCAACTCCTCGTTCCTGAAGTGGCTGGAGCCGGTCACCGGGCACAGCGAGGGCGACTCGCCGGTGAGCGCCGGCACCGTCACCGCCGCCACCATGGTCTGCCTGGTGGTCGGCGTCGGCATCGCCTGGCTGATGTACGGGCGCAGGCCGGTGCCGGCGGTCGCGCCGCGCGGCAGCCTGGCCACCCGGGCGGCCCGCCGCGACCTGCTCCAGGACGACTTCAACCACGTGGTGCTGGTGCGGGGCGGCGAGCACCTGACCCGCTCGCTGGTCTACCTCGACCACTCCCTGGTCGACGGCGTCGTCAACGGCACGGCCGCCTCCGTCGGCGGCCTGTCGGGGCGGCTGCGCCGGCTCCAGAACGGCTACGTCAGGTCGTACGCCGTCTCCATGCTCGGCGGTACCGCGGTGGTGGTCGCCGCGACCCTTCTCATGAGGGCGGTCTGATAGCTCATGTCGTTTCCTCTGCTGACCACCACCGCGGTACTGCCCGCGGTCGGCGCCGTCGCCACCGCCGCGGTGCCCGCCGCGCGCAGGGCCGCCGCCAAGTACACGGCACTGGCCTTCTCGCTGGGCACGCTGGTGCTGGCGATCGTCGCGATGGTGCGGTTCGATCCGCACGGCGACCGCTACCAGCTCACCGAGTCGCACACCTGGGTGAAGAGCTTCGGCCTCCACTACGACCTGGGAGTCGACGGCATCGCGGTCGTCATGGTCGCGCTGACCGCGTTGCTGATCCCGTTCGTGATGCTCGCCGGCTGGCACGACGCCGACCCGCTGGAGGGGCCCGACCCCAACCGGCGCTGGCGGCCCACCCAGGGCTTCTTCGCGCTGATCCTGCTGGTCGAGGCGATGGTGGTGCTCTCCTTCGAGGCCACCGACGTCTTCCTCTTCTACATCTTCTTCGAAGCCATGCTGATCCCGATGTACTTCCTCATCGGCGGCTTCGGCGACCGGGCGCACGCGGCCGGTGAGGAGGAGGCGGCCCGCCAGCGGTCGTACGCGGCGGTGAAGTTCCTGCTCTACAACCTGGTCGGCGGGCTGATCATGCTGGCCGCGGTGATCGGGCTGTACGCCGCCACCGCCAGCCAACTGGGCACCGGAACCTTCTCGTTGCAGGAGATCCTGTCCGCCCGCGCCGCCGGTCACCTGCACCTGGCCACCTCCACCGAGCGGTGGCTGTTCCTCGGCTTCTTCTTCGCCTTCGCGGTGAAGGCGCCGCTGTGGCCGCTGCACACCTGGCTGCCGAACGCGATGGGCGAGGCCACCTCGCCGGTGGCGGTGCTGATCACCGCGGTGGTGGACAAGGTCGGCACCTTCGCGATGCTGCGCTTCTGCCTCCAGCTCTTCCCGGAGGCGTCGAAGTGGGCGACCCCGGTGGTCCTGGTGCTCGCGGTGATCAGCATCATCTACGGCGCCCTGCTCGCGGTCGGCCAGCGCGACATCAAGCGGCTGATCGCGTACGCGTCGGTGTCGCACTTCGGCTTCATCATCCTGGGCATCTTCGCGATGACCAGCCAGGGCCAGTCCGGCGCGACGCTCTACATGGTCAACCACGGCATCTCCACGGCCGCGTTGATGCTGGTCGCCGGGTTCCTGATCACCCGGCGCGGGTCGCGGGTCATCGCCGACTTCGGCGGGGTGCAGAAGGTCGCGCCGGTGCTCGCCGGCACCTTCCTGATCGGCGGCCTGGCCACGCTGTCGCTGCCGGGGCTCGCGCCGTTCGTCAGCGAGTTCCTGGTGCTGGTCGGCACGTTCAGCCGCCATCCGGTGCTGGGCATCGTCGCGACCCTCGGCATCGTGCTCGCCGCGCTGTACGTGCTGGTGCTCTACCAGCGCACCATGACCGGCCCGGTCAAGGCCGGCATCGAGGGCATGGCCGACCTGAAGGCACGCGAACTGGTGGTGGTCACGCCGCTGATCGCGCTGCTGCTCTTCCTCGGCGTGTACCCGAAGCCGGTGGCGGACATCGTCAACCCGTCGGTCGGGCACACGCTCTCCGACGTGCACAAGACCGACCCCAAGCCCGCGCTGGAGGCGAAGAAGTGAGCGCCGCACTGCATACGGGACCCGCCGTCCACACCCTGTGGACGAGCGCCGCGTCCTCCACGGACCGCTTCCCCACGCCGCACGTCGAGTACGCGCAGCTCTCGCCGGTGCTGATCGTCTTCGGCGTGGCGATGCTCGGGGTGCTCGTCGAGGCGTTCGTGCCCCGCCGGTCCCGCTACACCGCGCACGTGGTGCTGGCCGTGGTCGGTCTGGCCGCCGCGTTCGCCGCGGTGGTGGCACTCGCCGAGAAGGGGTACGGCACCACCAAGGCGCACATCGCGGCGATGGGCGCGGTCGCGGTGGACGGGCCGGCGCTGTTCCTCCAGGGCACCATCCTGCTGGTGGGGCTGGTCGCGGTGTTCACCTTCGCCGAGCGCCGCCTCGACCCCAAGGCGCACGGCCGGCAGGTCGACTCCTTCGCCGCCCAGGGCTCCGCGGTGCCCGGCGGCGACCAGGAGAAGGCCGCGGTGCGCGCCGGGTTC encodes:
- the nuoL gene encoding NADH-quinone oxidoreductase subunit L codes for the protein METLIGLLVAAPLLGAGILLTGGRRLDRGGHLLGTLLALLSFVLGVVLFANMLGKDADDRALHAHLFTWVPVEGFQAQVGFQLDQLSMTFVLLITGVGTLIHIYSIGYMEHDERRRRFFGYLNLFLAAMLLLVLADNYLLLYAGWEGVGLASYLLIGFWQHKPSAATAAKKAFLVNRVGDMGLSIGIMLMFTTFGSFAFADVLPAAAGASATQHATVTGIGFMLLLAACGKSAQVPLQSWLGDAMEGPTPVSALIHAATMVTAGVYLIVRSGAIFDAAPDAQTAVVTVGAVTLLFGAIVGCAKDDIKKALAGSTMSQIGYMIMAAGLGPIGYVFAIMHLVTHGFFKAGLFLGAGSVMHGMNDEVDMRRYGGLRTYMPITFVTFGLGYLAIIGFPGLSGFFSKDKIIEAAYAKGGTEGWILGSAALLGAAVTAFYMTRVMLMTFFGEKRWVPDAEGHEPHPHESPKSMTVPMMILALGSVFAGAAFSINSSFLKWLEPVTGHSEGDSPVSAGTVTAATMVCLVVGVGIAWLMYGRRPVPAVAPRGSLATRAARRDLLQDDFNHVVLVRGGEHLTRSLVYLDHSLVDGVVNGTAASVGGLSGRLRRLQNGYVRSYAVSMLGGTAVVVAATLLMRAV
- a CDS encoding NADH-quinone oxidoreductase subunit M, encoding MSFPLLTTTAVLPAVGAVATAAVPAARRAAAKYTALAFSLGTLVLAIVAMVRFDPHGDRYQLTESHTWVKSFGLHYDLGVDGIAVVMVALTALLIPFVMLAGWHDADPLEGPDPNRRWRPTQGFFALILLVEAMVVLSFEATDVFLFYIFFEAMLIPMYFLIGGFGDRAHAAGEEEAARQRSYAAVKFLLYNLVGGLIMLAAVIGLYAATASQLGTGTFSLQEILSARAAGHLHLATSTERWLFLGFFFAFAVKAPLWPLHTWLPNAMGEATSPVAVLITAVVDKVGTFAMLRFCLQLFPEASKWATPVVLVLAVISIIYGALLAVGQRDIKRLIAYASVSHFGFIILGIFAMTSQGQSGATLYMVNHGISTAALMLVAGFLITRRGSRVIADFGGVQKVAPVLAGTFLIGGLATLSLPGLAPFVSEFLVLVGTFSRHPVLGIVATLGIVLAALYVLVLYQRTMTGPVKAGIEGMADLKARELVVVTPLIALLLFLGVYPKPVADIVNPSVGHTLSDVHKTDPKPALEAKK